In Myxococcus virescens, a single genomic region encodes these proteins:
- a CDS encoding alpha/beta hydrolase, protein MTHPTSSTDFDPQLAPLLPPLKGYVPLQMSLEQLEHFRRLSHVTWETLMGDAQVSCVDYSIPGYQGAEIVVSVIARQGHSVPGPAVYHIHGGGMVMGTRFAGAKPLVEWALRHDAVCVTVEYRLAPEHPAPTLVEDCYAGLAWMAAHADMLRFDPNQLVIFGGSGGGGLAAGTTLLARDRQGPRLLGQLLQCPMLDDRNETESAHRYDGVGVWDRTSNLTAWRAVLGDRCGGPEVSPYSAPARASDLSGLPPTFIDVGGAETFRDEAVAYARGILAAGGECELHVWGGAFHGFYDIAPQSDLARACIAARDAWIARMFARGAMSPCSP, encoded by the coding sequence ATGACTCACCCGACCTCATCGACGGACTTCGATCCACAACTGGCCCCCCTCCTCCCGCCGCTGAAGGGGTATGTGCCCTTGCAGATGTCGTTGGAGCAGCTCGAGCACTTCCGCCGGTTGAGCCATGTGACCTGGGAAACGCTGATGGGCGACGCGCAGGTCAGCTGCGTTGACTACAGCATCCCCGGATACCAGGGCGCCGAAATCGTGGTCTCCGTCATTGCCCGGCAAGGCCACTCGGTTCCCGGTCCCGCCGTCTATCACATCCATGGCGGCGGCATGGTGATGGGCACCCGCTTCGCGGGGGCGAAGCCGCTCGTGGAATGGGCGCTCCGCCATGATGCGGTCTGTGTCACCGTCGAGTACCGGCTGGCGCCCGAGCATCCAGCGCCCACCCTGGTGGAGGACTGCTACGCCGGGCTGGCGTGGATGGCGGCGCATGCTGACATGCTCCGGTTTGATCCGAATCAGCTGGTCATCTTCGGCGGGAGCGGCGGCGGAGGGCTCGCGGCGGGCACCACGCTTCTGGCTCGGGACCGGCAGGGTCCTCGGCTGTTGGGCCAACTTCTGCAATGCCCGATGCTGGATGACCGGAACGAGACGGAATCCGCACACCGCTACGACGGCGTCGGCGTCTGGGACCGCACCAGCAACCTGACCGCCTGGAGAGCCGTGCTGGGAGACCGCTGCGGAGGGCCCGAGGTGTCTCCGTATTCCGCGCCCGCGCGAGCATCGGACTTGAGCGGACTGCCGCCCACCTTCATCGACGTCGGAGGAGCGGAGACGTTTCGAGACGAAGCTGTCGCCTATGCCCGCGGAATCCTGGCGGCGGGCGGTGAGTGCGAGCTGCACGTCTGGGGCGGAGCCTTCCATGGCTTCTATGACATCGCCCCGCAGTCCGACCTGGCGCGCGCATGCATCGCGGCACGCGACGCGTGGATTGCACGGATGTTCGCCCGCGGCGCCATGAGCCCGTGTTCTCCGTAA
- a CDS encoding DoxX family protein encodes MTTATHTELQHTAPATRLQAGTQSSSKKALWTGRVLSGIAVLFLLFDATGKLLQIPEAQQGTVELGYPVSVLFGLGIVQLVCLAVYLIPRLSVLGAILWTGYLGGAVATHVRVGNPLFSHMLFPVYVATLLWLGLWLRDARLRAVLPGRATSPESSGRPGAEP; translated from the coding sequence ATGACCACGGCGACCCACACCGAACTCCAGCACACCGCCCCGGCAACCCGCCTGCAGGCGGGCACGCAGTCCTCCTCGAAGAAGGCCCTGTGGACGGGACGCGTCCTGAGCGGCATCGCCGTCCTCTTCCTGCTGTTCGATGCCACCGGGAAATTGCTCCAGATTCCGGAGGCGCAGCAGGGAACGGTGGAGCTCGGCTACCCCGTGAGCGTGCTCTTCGGATTGGGAATCGTTCAGCTGGTGTGCCTGGCGGTGTATCTCATTCCCCGGCTCTCGGTGCTGGGGGCCATCCTGTGGACGGGCTATCTCGGAGGCGCGGTCGCCACCCATGTCCGGGTCGGCAACCCGCTCTTCTCCCACATGCTCTTCCCCGTCTACGTCGCGACGCTGCTCTGGCTGGGGCTCTGGCTGCGCGACGCGCGGCTGCGCGCCGTCCTGCCGGGCCGGGCCACGTCGCCAGAGTCTTCAGGCCGCCCTGGCGCGGAACCGTAG
- a CDS encoding B12-binding domain-containing radical SAM protein, with the protein MGGRVLSPVLLVGAGTGEATCGILYLAGYLRRGGIEAFVRLYDGDETEAEVTRTFESLLRRVRPKLVGISLKWFHHVDRALLIARTVRRLDPSIRIVVGGNSASYWWKELSGYDSIDHIVLGDGEVPLLALCNGEEAPPNVVTRSPDGRPRRLPLEYVQRATNTDDIYYSHFNDIFLSQMDQHSFSGWVAPGKGCGENCLYCGGARGNQKADFGRAKPFLRAEENVRRDHQEIAGRTWQMRYDFAGSTAGFLSSTWAGVDLSRHCCTYFLWGVPRVELVAALAETFQRVYMVIDIGCFSEQQRLEQMGRGLLKPCAKDRELLEVIDACRKYPNLDIEISGIGGLPFASKATLAEELRLVERIIGLDCVVGYQRLEAQPGALVTQHPARFDMVTEAKTFAEFLDYFERREPGDVSVPMIRFRDAGLEAAVQHTSDRVDALAWKHRDTRKRVAIQGRTRLRNTAPWTQRFTLGEWLGSHRAPAKLAGEAVTVLRSVDGITMSCAPSVSPKRFSDPTLTQGEDGAILLAALAAFEHPTTVSSAVSKLGAKARLDPHSAREVIDHLVDGRFLQPA; encoded by the coding sequence ATGGGTGGTCGTGTGCTCTCTCCAGTCCTCCTCGTCGGTGCGGGAACGGGGGAGGCCACGTGCGGCATCCTGTACCTGGCGGGCTACCTGCGGCGCGGCGGCATCGAGGCCTTCGTGCGGCTGTACGATGGGGATGAGACCGAAGCCGAGGTGACACGCACCTTCGAGAGTCTCCTGCGCCGCGTACGCCCGAAGCTCGTGGGCATCAGCCTCAAGTGGTTCCACCACGTGGACCGTGCGCTGCTCATCGCGAGGACGGTGCGGCGGCTCGACCCCTCCATCCGCATCGTCGTGGGTGGCAACTCCGCGTCGTACTGGTGGAAGGAGCTGAGCGGCTACGACAGCATCGACCACATCGTGCTGGGCGACGGCGAGGTGCCACTGCTGGCGCTGTGCAATGGCGAGGAGGCGCCGCCCAACGTCGTGACGAGGAGTCCGGACGGCCGTCCGCGCCGGCTGCCGCTGGAGTACGTGCAGCGCGCCACGAACACGGACGACATCTATTACTCGCACTTCAACGACATCTTCCTCAGCCAGATGGACCAGCACTCGTTCTCCGGCTGGGTCGCGCCCGGCAAGGGGTGCGGTGAGAACTGCCTGTATTGCGGCGGGGCGCGAGGCAACCAGAAGGCGGACTTCGGGCGCGCGAAGCCCTTCCTGCGCGCCGAGGAGAACGTGCGCCGCGACCACCAGGAGATCGCCGGGCGGACGTGGCAGATGCGCTACGACTTCGCGGGCAGCACCGCCGGTTTCCTGAGCAGCACCTGGGCGGGCGTGGACCTCTCCCGCCACTGCTGCACGTACTTCCTGTGGGGCGTGCCTCGGGTGGAGCTGGTGGCGGCGCTGGCCGAGACGTTCCAGCGCGTCTACATGGTCATCGACATCGGTTGCTTCTCCGAACAGCAGCGGCTGGAGCAGATGGGCCGAGGACTGCTAAAGCCCTGCGCGAAGGACCGCGAGCTGCTGGAAGTCATCGACGCCTGCCGCAAGTACCCCAACCTGGACATCGAAATCTCCGGCATCGGAGGCCTGCCCTTCGCGAGCAAGGCCACCCTGGCGGAGGAATTACGGCTCGTGGAGCGCATCATCGGCCTGGACTGCGTGGTGGGCTACCAGCGGCTCGAGGCGCAGCCCGGGGCGCTGGTGACGCAGCACCCCGCGCGCTTCGACATGGTGACGGAGGCGAAGACCTTCGCGGAGTTCCTCGACTACTTCGAGCGCCGCGAGCCCGGTGACGTGTCCGTGCCGATGATTCGCTTCCGCGACGCGGGCCTGGAGGCGGCGGTCCAGCACACCTCCGACCGGGTGGACGCGCTGGCCTGGAAGCACCGCGACACGCGCAAGCGCGTCGCCATCCAGGGCAGGACGCGGCTGCGCAACACCGCTCCCTGGACCCAACGCTTCACCCTGGGGGAGTGGCTGGGCAGCCACCGCGCCCCCGCGAAGCTCGCGGGTGAGGCGGTGACGGTCCTCCGCTCCGTGGATGGCATCACGATGAGCTGCGCCCCTTCTGTCAGCCCGAAACGGTTCTCCGACCCCACGCTCACGCAGGGCGAGGACGGCGCCATCCTCCTGGCCGCCCTGGCCGCCTTCGAGCACCCCACGACGGTCTCCAGCGCCGTGTCGAAGCTCGGCGCGAAGGCGCGGCTCGACCCGCATTCCGCGCGAGAGGTCATCGACCACCTGGTGGACGGACGCTTCCTCCAGCCGGCGTGA
- a CDS encoding thioredoxin family protein, giving the protein MTMRLAVGALLLLWGCATPPAAPRRPLPAKAGPVFLENDWEGALRAGREGRRPVLVEAWAPWCQSCRSMRATVLASPALDEWADRFVWLAVDTDADTSMAFLQRYPVDTWPTFFVLEPEHGAVLARSLGAVSLPQFLGLLEQSERTFQQGRLGTEALVRAEALALSGQHGEAAVAYQRALEQLAPEDARRAGALVSWSKSLAATGASADCMRVAVRELPKLSRVDDRTRLLYVGMGCALDTNTEEARAVRGQFAEEANRALGAPETALTPLQRSSLYELACEAREATGDEAGLRDQARTWWAFLQLQATHANGAEERAALDSHRVMATALLDQPDAAIPLLERSERELPGDYNPPARLATLYLMAGRKDEALTASKRALALARGVSRGTVLAGHARILMAHGERAHAERLLTEALSEMDRTPGIPQDHLQRKVLEQTLARLRASNGAAPK; this is encoded by the coding sequence ATGACGATGAGACTCGCCGTCGGCGCCCTGCTGCTGCTCTGGGGGTGCGCGACGCCTCCTGCGGCCCCGCGGCGCCCCCTGCCCGCGAAGGCAGGGCCCGTCTTCCTGGAGAATGACTGGGAGGGAGCGCTCCGGGCGGGGCGGGAGGGGCGGCGGCCCGTCCTCGTGGAGGCCTGGGCCCCCTGGTGCCAGTCGTGCCGGTCCATGCGCGCCACGGTGCTGGCGTCCCCCGCCCTGGATGAGTGGGCGGACCGCTTCGTCTGGCTCGCGGTGGACACGGACGCCGACACCAGCATGGCCTTCCTCCAGCGATACCCGGTGGACACGTGGCCCACCTTCTTCGTCCTGGAGCCGGAACACGGCGCCGTCCTCGCGCGCTCGTTGGGTGCGGTGTCCCTCCCCCAATTCCTGGGCTTGCTCGAGCAATCCGAGCGGACCTTCCAGCAAGGCCGCCTGGGCACGGAGGCGCTGGTCCGGGCGGAGGCGCTCGCCCTCTCCGGTCAGCACGGCGAAGCCGCGGTGGCCTATCAGCGGGCCCTGGAGCAGTTGGCCCCCGAGGACGCGCGCCGCGCGGGCGCCCTCGTGTCCTGGAGCAAGTCGCTGGCCGCCACGGGCGCCTCCGCGGACTGCATGCGGGTGGCCGTGAGGGAGCTGCCGAAGCTCTCGCGCGTGGATGATCGCACGCGGCTGCTGTACGTGGGCATGGGCTGCGCGCTGGACACGAACACCGAGGAGGCGCGAGCGGTGCGAGGCCAGTTCGCCGAGGAGGCAAACCGGGCCCTGGGTGCTCCCGAGACCGCGCTGACTCCGCTTCAACGCTCGTCGCTCTACGAGCTTGCATGCGAAGCCCGTGAGGCGACCGGGGACGAAGCCGGGCTGCGCGACCAGGCGCGGACCTGGTGGGCGTTCCTCCAGCTCCAAGCCACTCACGCGAATGGGGCCGAGGAGCGCGCGGCGCTCGATTCGCATCGGGTGATGGCCACCGCGCTGTTGGACCAGCCGGACGCCGCCATTCCCCTCTTGGAGCGCAGCGAGCGGGAGCTGCCCGGGGACTACAACCCGCCAGCCCGGCTCGCGACGCTGTACCTGATGGCCGGGAGGAAGGATGAGGCGCTGACGGCGAGCAAGCGGGCCCTGGCCCTGGCCAGGGGCGTCTCCCGAGGCACCGTGCTCGCGGGCCATGCACGCATCCTCATGGCACATGGCGAGCGGGCACACGCGGAGCGGCTGCTGACCGAGGCCTTGAGCGAGATGGACCGGACGCCAGGCATTCCCCAGGACCATCTCCAGCGAAAGGTCCTCGAGCAAACCCTCGCGAGGCTTCGCGCGAGCAACGGTGCGGCGCCGAAGTGA
- a CDS encoding PQQ-dependent sugar dehydrogenase, with translation MRTLSMPLIVAALLTGCSQTPDPTPTPQDSGVPQQDSGVPPEDSGVPPDDAGVPPDDAGVPPDDAGVPPEDPLPTGPPVPQGPPNVPEFDPAFPGQTRVPAIQTQTPIQVTEIASGFRNPWAIAFLPDQRMLVTEKPTGSLYIVTPQGAKSPAVAGLPSVDGRGQGGLLDVEVGPDYAQSQLIYWTYSEPRQGGNGLAVARAKLVDGAQPRVEDVQVIFRMMPTLESTLHSGGRMVFTPDGKLFVTLGERSILAGRVQARELNSHFGKVVRINPDGSVPQDNPYVNTEGAKPEIWSVGHRNVLSAALDSQNRLWTVEMGPRGGDELNRPEAGKDYGWPTIGYGEEYSGAPIHESPRGPGMEQPVYYWDPVISPSGMTIYSGSLFPEWRNNIFIGGLSSQALVRLMMRNDRVVGEEHLLKDLGVRIREVVQGPDGALYLLTDATNGKLLKVTPR, from the coding sequence ATGCGAACCCTGTCAATGCCCCTCATCGTCGCCGCCCTCCTAACTGGCTGCAGCCAGACCCCAGACCCCACGCCAACGCCACAAGACTCAGGCGTCCCGCAGCAGGACTCGGGCGTCCCGCCGGAAGATTCGGGCGTCCCGCCAGATGACGCGGGCGTCCCGCCAGATGACGCGGGCGTTCCGCCAGACGACGCGGGTGTTCCGCCAGAAGATCCGCTTCCCACCGGCCCTCCGGTCCCGCAGGGCCCGCCCAACGTGCCCGAGTTTGATCCGGCCTTCCCCGGGCAGACACGCGTCCCAGCCATCCAGACACAGACGCCCATCCAGGTCACCGAGATTGCCTCGGGCTTCAGGAATCCCTGGGCCATCGCCTTCCTGCCCGACCAGCGCATGCTGGTGACGGAGAAGCCCACCGGCTCGCTCTACATCGTCACGCCGCAGGGCGCGAAGTCCCCTGCCGTCGCGGGGCTGCCCTCCGTGGATGGCCGTGGCCAGGGGGGCCTGCTCGACGTGGAGGTCGGCCCCGACTACGCACAGAGCCAGCTCATCTACTGGACCTATTCCGAGCCACGCCAGGGCGGCAACGGGCTCGCGGTGGCGCGTGCGAAGCTCGTGGACGGTGCGCAGCCTCGCGTGGAGGACGTCCAGGTCATCTTCCGCATGATGCCCACGCTCGAGTCGACGCTGCACTCGGGGGGACGGATGGTGTTCACCCCCGACGGCAAGCTGTTCGTCACGCTCGGCGAGCGCTCCATCCTCGCGGGCCGGGTGCAGGCTCGGGAACTGAACAGCCACTTCGGCAAGGTGGTCCGCATCAATCCCGACGGCTCCGTGCCCCAGGACAACCCCTACGTGAACACCGAGGGGGCGAAGCCGGAAATCTGGTCGGTGGGCCACCGCAACGTCCTGTCGGCGGCGCTCGACAGCCAGAACCGGCTGTGGACGGTCGAAATGGGACCGCGCGGGGGTGACGAGCTCAACCGCCCCGAGGCCGGCAAGGACTACGGCTGGCCCACCATCGGGTATGGCGAGGAGTACTCCGGCGCGCCCATCCACGAGAGCCCTCGGGGCCCAGGCATGGAGCAGCCCGTGTACTACTGGGACCCGGTCATTTCTCCCTCGGGGATGACCATCTACTCGGGGAGCCTGTTCCCCGAATGGCGGAACAACATCTTCATCGGAGGCCTGTCCAGCCAGGCGCTGGTGCGGCTCATGATGCGGAATGACCGCGTCGTGGGCGAGGAGCATCTCCTCAAGGACCTGGGCGTGCGCATCCGCGAGGTGGTGCAGGGCCCCGACGGAGCCCTCTACCTGCTCACCGACGCCACCAACGGAAAGCTGCTCAAGGTCACGCCGCGCTGA